From Halorubrum salinarum, the proteins below share one genomic window:
- a CDS encoding NOB1 family endonuclease, with the protein MQVLDSSAFIHEYTTDEDVVSIPAVHEELTGEVALRFDAMEGSGMTVHVPAPEAVDRVRRAAKGSGDAAELSDTDIRLIATALELHATLVSDDYAMQNVAERLDLPVEPIDREGITEEREWRFQCVGCNRTFDENKERCPICGSDLTRKNPA; encoded by the coding sequence ATGCAGGTCCTCGACTCGTCCGCGTTCATCCACGAGTACACGACCGACGAGGACGTGGTCTCCATCCCGGCGGTCCACGAGGAGCTCACCGGCGAGGTCGCGCTCCGGTTCGACGCCATGGAGGGCTCCGGGATGACCGTCCACGTGCCCGCGCCCGAGGCGGTCGACCGGGTCCGCCGAGCCGCGAAGGGCTCGGGCGACGCCGCGGAGCTGTCGGACACCGACATCCGGCTCATCGCGACCGCCCTGGAGCTTCACGCGACGCTCGTCAGCGACGACTACGCGATGCAGAACGTCGCCGAGCGGCTCGACCTCCCGGTCGAGCCCATCGACAGGGAGGGGATCACCGAGGAGCGGGAGTGGCGCTTCCAGTGCGTCGGCTGTAACCGCACCTTCGACGAGAACAAAGAGCGGTGTCCGATCTGCGGCAGCGACCTCACGCGGAAGAACCCGGCGTGA
- a CDS encoding PRC-barrel domain-containing protein, whose product MVDILAENLSGKAVMSSDGTELGDLYNITMNLESGELNHLLVSPHEQLRHERVDFEFDEMGRLRVPVANVQAVKDYIVVAR is encoded by the coding sequence ATGGTCGACATCCTCGCGGAGAACCTCTCCGGGAAGGCGGTGATGAGCTCCGACGGCACGGAACTCGGGGACCTGTACAACATTACGATGAACCTCGAGTCGGGAGAGCTGAACCACCTCCTCGTCAGCCCACACGAGCAGCTCAGACACGAGCGCGTCGACTTCGAGTTCGACGAGATGGGGCGGCTCCGAGTCCCGGTCGCGAACGTGCAGGCGGTAAAAGACTACATCGTCGTCGCCCGCTGA